In a single window of the Populus alba chromosome 16, ASM523922v2, whole genome shotgun sequence genome:
- the LOC118062935 gene encoding probable small nuclear ribonucleoprotein G produces the protein MSRSGQPPDLKKYMDKKLQIKLNANRMVVGTLRGFDQFMNLVVDNTVEVNGDEKTDIGMVVIRGNSVVTVEALEPVTRTQ, from the exons ATGAGCAGATCCGGGCAGCCACCAGATCTCAAGAA GTACATGGATAAGAAGCTTCAAA TCAAGCTGAATGCAAATAGGATGGTGGTCGGAACACTCCGTGGGTTTGACCAGTTCATGAATTTGGTGGTCGACAACACTGTGGAGGTGAATGGTGATGAGAAAACTGACATAGGCATGGTG GTAATCAGAGGCAACAGTGTTGTCACTGTTGAAGCGTTGGAACCTGTGACCAGAACGCAGTGA